The Candidatus Omnitrophota bacterium genome contains a region encoding:
- the nagA gene encoding N-acetylglucosamine-6-phosphate deacetylase — protein MSFEPKAKVVIKPIIIEHGTVVLPTALLIPRQKSTDFSAGRNAAFVNPAGGGLGLKAEGATQNKPILIENGTISALGGITRRPKGAVIIDADGCFVAPGFIDTHIHGAPGDIFANEARFGTTSIVVAQSCAAPREVIKKIRAAEEFVIKSPFGANLLGVRLEGPYISRGKAGAQDKRYIKKPNAKDAAGFIKECGTLLRMMTVAPEVSGAISIVKLLKRNGIIASVGHSNATYDEALGGIRSGIRHATHIFNAMRRLAGSEPGVGTAALLSDDVIAEVIPDLIHVRKELLSLLIKIKGADKVILVTDSVRAEKRAGVEKKGGVYRFKDGTIAGSALTMIGALKNCVEGCGIPLADAVKMMTANPARLLGINRHKGTIAPGMDADIVIFDKNFKVKKTIIGGEIICAG, from the coding sequence TTGAGCTTTGAACCAAAAGCCAAGGTAGTTATCAAGCCCATCATTATAGAACACGGTACCGTAGTTTTACCGACAGCTCTTTTAATCCCCCGGCAGAAATCCACGGACTTTAGCGCTGGGAGGAATGCGGCTTTTGTGAACCCGGCAGGAGGGGGCCTCGGCCTGAAGGCCGAGGGGGCTACGCAAAATAAACCGATCCTGATAGAGAATGGCACAATATCAGCGCTCGGCGGCATAACGCGGCGCCCCAAAGGCGCCGTTATTATCGATGCCGACGGATGTTTTGTCGCGCCCGGCTTTATAGACACGCATATCCATGGCGCGCCCGGCGATATATTTGCCAACGAGGCGCGTTTTGGAACTACGTCGATAGTCGTCGCGCAATCATGTGCCGCGCCGCGGGAAGTGATAAAAAAAATCCGCGCCGCCGAAGAGTTTGTTATAAAAAGCCCTTTCGGCGCGAATCTTCTCGGCGTGCGTCTCGAGGGGCCTTATATAAGCCGCGGGAAGGCCGGCGCGCAGGACAAACGGTATATAAAAAAGCCCAACGCGAAAGATGCCGCCGGTTTTATCAAAGAATGCGGCACGCTTTTGAGGATGATGACGGTAGCCCCGGAAGTATCCGGCGCTATTTCGATAGTAAAACTTTTGAAACGTAACGGGATCATAGCTTCCGTCGGCCATTCTAACGCGACGTATGACGAGGCGTTGGGCGGTATACGCTCAGGCATAAGGCACGCCACTCACATATTTAACGCTATGCGCCGTCTCGCCGGAAGCGAGCCGGGCGTCGGCACCGCGGCACTTTTATCCGATGATGTAATTGCGGAAGTTATCCCGGACTTGATACATGTCCGCAAAGAACTACTCAGCCTTCTTATAAAAATAAAAGGCGCGGATAAGGTTATACTGGTTACGGATTCCGTGCGCGCGGAGAAGCGCGCCGGTGTTGAGAAAAAAGGCGGCGTTTACAGGTTTAAAGACGGCACGATAGCCGGGTCGGCCCTTACAATGATAGGCGCATTAAAAAATTGCGTCGAGGGTTGTGGTATTCCGCTTGCCGATGCCGTCAAAATGATGACGGCTAATCCCGCGCGCCTGCTCGGTATAAATAGGCACAAGGGTACCATTGCCCCCGGCATGGACGCGGATATCGTTATATTCGACAAAAATTTTAAAGTTAAAAAAACAATCATAGGCGGAGAGATAATATGTGCGGGATAG
- the glmS gene encoding glutamine--fructose-6-phosphate transaminase (isomerizing) yields MCGIVGYVGERKAQDVLVKGLSRLEYRGYDSAGIAVIEGHRINTVKQQGKLQTLTNALKKSPTKGTTGVGHTRWATHGIPNDINAHPHLDCKGKIAIVHNGIIENYLELKKTLIKEGHKFTSDTDTETIAHLIEKYYSGDIEKAVVRAIKALKGSYAIAVIHANEPGKVIGARCDSPLIAGVGCGENFLASDVPAVLDYTKEVIYLENNELVILTKEGVTVKDSFGHKVPKKTTRIDWDIKQAEKSGYEHFMLKEIYEQGEIVGDILGERLQDGKVVFQELKISENDLKKFKKIAIVACGTAYHAGLTGKYMIEEYARIPCWVDTSSEFRYRDPIVDKDTLVIIISQSGETADSLAALREAKRKGASTLGICNVVGSSIAREANGVIYTHAGPEIAVASTKAYTAQIAILYLVTLYMGYLRKTITPTGFNRIVKEFRRVPALMNELIGEYRSDYNNIAAYAGEFKKYYFEKHNKSHFLYLGRNINYPNALEGALKLKEISYISAEGYAAGEMKHGPIALIDENPWVVCIAAQSKTYEKMLSNIQEIKARGGIVIAIVTEGDKEILHHSVNYVIEIPKVDELFSPLLVVIPLQLLAYYVAKKFGYDIDQPRNLAKSVTVE; encoded by the coding sequence ATGTGCGGGATAGTGGGATATGTAGGAGAAAGAAAAGCGCAGGACGTCCTCGTGAAGGGCTTAAGCCGTCTGGAATATAGAGGATACGATTCTGCCGGCATAGCGGTTATAGAAGGCCACAGGATAAATACGGTAAAACAACAGGGCAAGCTCCAGACCCTCACCAATGCGCTTAAAAAATCTCCGACGAAAGGAACGACAGGCGTGGGCCATACGCGCTGGGCGACGCACGGCATTCCAAACGATATAAACGCTCATCCGCACTTGGACTGCAAAGGCAAGATAGCCATAGTGCATAACGGTATAATAGAAAACTACCTGGAACTTAAAAAAACACTGATAAAAGAAGGCCACAAGTTTACTTCCGATACAGACACTGAAACGATAGCCCACCTTATAGAAAAATATTATAGCGGCGATATAGAAAAAGCGGTCGTCAGGGCTATAAAAGCGCTAAAAGGATCTTACGCCATCGCGGTTATACACGCCAATGAACCCGGCAAGGTGATAGGCGCCAGATGCGATTCGCCGCTTATCGCAGGCGTAGGTTGCGGGGAAAATTTCTTAGCCAGCGATGTGCCGGCGGTACTCGACTACACAAAAGAAGTTATATACCTCGAGAACAATGAATTGGTTATTCTGACAAAAGAAGGGGTGACCGTAAAAGATTCCTTCGGGCACAAGGTACCTAAAAAAACGACCCGCATAGACTGGGATATAAAACAGGCGGAGAAATCCGGATACGAGCATTTTATGCTCAAAGAGATCTACGAGCAGGGCGAGATAGTAGGGGATATCCTCGGCGAAAGACTGCAGGACGGTAAGGTGGTATTCCAGGAGCTCAAGATAAGTGAAAACGACCTGAAGAAGTTTAAAAAAATCGCGATAGTCGCCTGCGGCACCGCGTACCACGCGGGGCTGACCGGCAAATATATGATAGAAGAATACGCGCGGATACCATGTTGGGTGGATACCTCGAGCGAATTCCGGTACCGCGACCCGATAGTCGACAAAGACACGCTGGTGATAATAATCTCGCAGTCCGGCGAGACGGCGGATTCTCTGGCGGCTTTGCGCGAGGCCAAAAGGAAGGGAGCCTCCACGCTCGGCATCTGCAATGTCGTCGGAAGCTCGATCGCCAGGGAGGCGAACGGCGTCATATATACGCACGCCGGGCCGGAGATAGCGGTCGCTTCTACCAAGGCCTATACGGCGCAAATCGCCATACTTTATCTTGTGACGTTGTATATGGGTTATCTGCGAAAGACGATCACACCGACCGGATTCAACCGCATTGTGAAAGAATTTAGAAGAGTGCCCGCGCTTATGAACGAACTTATAGGCGAATACAGATCCGATTATAACAATATAGCCGCGTATGCCGGCGAGTTCAAAAAATATTATTTCGAAAAACATAATAAGTCGCACTTCCTGTACCTGGGGCGCAATATAAATTATCCAAACGCCCTCGAGGGCGCGCTCAAATTAAAAGAGATATCGTATATAAGCGCCGAGGGTTACGCCGCCGGCGAAATGAAACACGGGCCGATCGCTCTCATAGACGAGAATCCGTGGGTCGTTTGCATAGCGGCGCAGTCGAAGACTTACGAAAAGATGCTTTCGAATATTCAGGAGATAAAAGCGCGCGGCGGCATCGTCATAGCGATAGTTACCGAGGGAGATAAAGAGATACTTCATCATAGCGTCAATTACGTTATCGAGATACCGAAAGTCGACGAGCTCTTTAGC
- a CDS encoding nucleotidyltransferase domain-containing protein, with translation MKMTKPIDNILNSTIKTKILRFFCRTDADWNGRQIAREIGVTPKSAHMALNALNREKILILRNVGKTHVYSLNANNFLVSKLLKPLFSKENAILDSIIRIIKRKISTSTARKDILSVAIFGSVSKHADHPSSDIDLAVILKNATARPAVERLFEEIDDRILKEFSNVVSPYINTKIEFDSKYEKGLPIVKNILRSYKLIYGERLEKLI, from the coding sequence ATGAAGATGACCAAACCTATAGACAATATCCTGAATAGCACAATAAAAACAAAGATCCTGCGTTTTTTTTGCAGAACGGACGCCGATTGGAACGGAAGGCAAATAGCCAGGGAGATTGGTGTAACTCCAAAGTCGGCGCATATGGCGCTCAATGCTCTTAACCGAGAAAAGATTCTCATCTTGCGTAATGTCGGCAAAACACACGTCTATAGTTTAAACGCAAATAACTTCCTGGTATCAAAACTTCTTAAACCGTTATTTTCTAAGGAAAACGCCATTCTAGATAGTATAATAAGAATTATAAAGCGTAAGATATCTACCTCAACGGCAAGAAAGGATATCCTGAGCGTGGCTATATTCGGTAGCGTTAGTAAGCATGCCGACCACCCCTCAAGCGATATAGATCTTGCCGTAATATTAAAAAATGCCACCGCGAGGCCTGCCGTAGAACGTCTTTTCGAAGAGATAGATGACAGAATATTGAAAGAATTTAGCAATGTCGTTTCACCCTATATCAATACAAAGATAGAATTCGACTCTAAATACGAGAAAGGGTTACCCATTGTCAAAAATATCCTAAGGTCTTATAAGCTTATCTACGGAGAAAGGCTGGAAAAGCTTATATGA
- a CDS encoding ATP-binding protein — MIKRTISEKILRYARQYPVVTLTGPRQSGKTTLCKALFPKKKYFSLESIDIRDYARTDPRSFLNECLKEGAVIDEIQRVPELASYIQEIVDTKDKPGLFILTGSQNFHLLDTISQSLAGRTALAVLLPFSYNEIYSNKAISIDKILFTGFYPRIYDKKLNPTEALSFYVSTYLERDIRALINVKDLAKFEKFLKLCAGRVAQIINLSNLANDCGINHNTAKSWLSVLEASYVIFFVRAHHANFGKRLIKAPKLYFTDCGLAAYLLEIQNAKQINSHPLKGSLFENFVAAELLKARTNQGKNSNIYFFRDNVGNEVDILLENNASVKPVEIKLGSTINEDYFKGLRYYQKINRKNTVRPVLVYGGNETQRRGMIDIVSYKDVEKVNL, encoded by the coding sequence ATGATAAAGCGAACCATTTCAGAGAAGATTCTTCGTTATGCGCGGCAATACCCGGTCGTTACTCTTACCGGACCGCGGCAATCCGGTAAAACGACTTTGTGTAAAGCATTGTTTCCAAAAAAGAAATACTTCTCGCTCGAAAGTATCGATATACGCGATTATGCCAGAACCGATCCGAGGTCTTTTTTAAACGAATGTCTTAAAGAAGGGGCCGTTATCGATGAAATACAACGCGTCCCTGAGTTGGCGTCGTATATTCAGGAAATAGTAGATACAAAGGATAAGCCCGGGCTTTTCATATTAACGGGAAGTCAGAATTTTCATCTTTTGGATACTATTAGTCAAAGCCTTGCAGGCAGGACTGCCCTGGCGGTTCTTTTGCCATTTTCATATAATGAAATTTACTCTAACAAGGCAATCTCCATAGATAAAATTCTCTTCACCGGTTTTTATCCGCGCATCTATGATAAAAAACTTAACCCTACCGAAGCTCTTTCTTTTTACGTTAGCACATATCTGGAACGCGATATCCGCGCATTAATCAATGTTAAAGACCTCGCAAAATTCGAGAAATTCCTTAAACTGTGCGCCGGCAGGGTGGCTCAAATTATAAATCTATCAAATCTTGCCAATGACTGCGGTATCAACCATAATACCGCTAAAAGCTGGTTAAGTGTGCTCGAGGCAAGTTATGTCATATTTTTCGTCCGGGCGCATCATGCGAATTTTGGAAAGAGGCTTATTAAAGCTCCTAAACTATATTTTACCGATTGCGGCCTCGCCGCGTATCTTCTGGAAATACAAAACGCAAAACAGATCAATAGCCATCCGTTAAAAGGCTCTCTTTTCGAGAATTTTGTAGCCGCTGAGCTTCTGAAGGCGCGGACAAACCAAGGTAAAAATAGTAATATTTATTTCTTTCGCGACAACGTCGGTAATGAAGTTGATATTCTGCTCGAGAATAACGCATCTGTAAAACCGGTTGAGATAAAACTCGGAAGCACTATAAACGAAGATTATTTTAAAGGGTTACGGTATTACCAGAAGATCAACAGGAAAAATACTGTCAGGCCTGTGTTGGTATATGGTGGTAATGAAACTCAGCGCCGGGGAATGATCGATATAGTCAGTTACAAAGATGTGGAGAAGGTTAATCTTTAA
- a CDS encoding GIY-YIG nuclease family protein, with translation MYFVYVIQSGKTGRYYTGSTENLERRLKEHNSDKVRSTKNKGPWKLVYKESAESKCRAIKREHYIKKLKGGNGFKRLISVPIV, from the coding sequence ATGTATTTTGTATACGTAATTCAGAGTGGGAAAACCGGGCGATATTATACAGGTAGTACAGAAAATCTGGAACGCCGCTTAAAAGAACATAACAGTGATAAGGTAAGGTCAACGAAAAACAAAGGTCCGTGGAAGCTTGTGTATAAAGAATCCGCCGAAAGCAAATGCCGGGCCATTAAACGAGAGCACTACATAAAAAAGTTAAAAGGCGGAAACGGTTTTAAGAGATTAATAAGCGTCCCCATCGTCTAG
- a CDS encoding HAD hydrolase-like protein has product MKTLTVILLWVFLFTGTFGWAKEARLFSTAIENKSFSSYPVDNNKLAPESRLNSEDFKYSLTVTAICKHVEHDGNLDDKSYLNDVLARLDAEKNSNITVLPYEIVIEIPNEELAVRYFDPTKTNVITPYSDISKLQTKIIAPRLHRQIIHRITALPAYSSSNEPVMRRAPFKRTVKVALCWMSKIRDESKVDEPLAVSTLSGVLKKQFKNSVEISTIHHVIENGTEGIIARLRKEKPDIVGLSLFFNTLDDLAKIMDYLKSLPSRERPLIILGNVLATYNADLLLTKYPEVIVCKGEGEEAIKQTVRYFKGEVSLPDVPNIAYMHNGQITVNSSMKTNLVNAGVPQRDVLSYTIDSGGAVFMETSRECPFNCAICARKPFLGKGGWRGRAIDDVINDLVVVCDHGGRFVNFVDEDLFAGGVERVVELADRIIALKKSGRIPADLTFGTSASTRLVYKAGDSEENNNKRVEAFKKLKEAGLSVLFIGIESGSPSQLKRYGKAATVFENKKALEIIEGLGIHNVPGFIMFDPLVTLQELRESIAFLRETGMDKRITYPIKSYIPLRGASYTSQLIEKGLVDPNEYDPNALSYEYVYENSQVVQVLSSIKDWEESQQMFFWVLKIIFRSSKFGETSDKERGILKKIMAEQTVILLDYLEDMVRCETEYQMNTVAGKYSERLVKDILGALSYIKSGDITIDAKHLERIAYRSIAREMIRTYFAEKHFLVEDIKNKIANLFNTELEIEKLNEALKSFQNEGRIEFLNGSYHVTDVFWEYKEIPEVDLPRPSKDEFHIANSSINPKPKVAFFDLDGTLIDTMPNAEIAFGKIYHYIIDATSEEPFGEALDRGKTYLYSGSWKTLTEHIAFIISMSFKNGHSEEDLQKVADMLVQRLNIDSIDKTHGNLVAKFSMIYEAILMKEFEAKPPKLFRGVRQLLNELQRAGIKMYIGTGTPQGVADYLVKKLNIHGYFNAVYGVNSTSSPFPQGKMDMLKTVKENNNITENNQIIIFGDSDGDMSISNIDAGNKCIAVGLSHGNEQSTQKLVSSGADFIMYNLKNWKFYWKKLGFPKLSKEMTGYNPERAPPTEPFKSFISDNKNTIKDTLTLNHFNTLIRIPIEAIESIGVDNIKDFLATFQESHNGYIELYYISGVGGASENIYQKYGLQKKSLPKDFKRTRENTVTLFPALKGEEVSQSSIVSKLGNISMTPDNTILSPIGLQHDPAGLIRATILGLKMMDIARQIKEKGIAITHDQAFKDKIQIEILEQLKNVCDVADLKNFNLTPDDIIALATGNINNIIIALKKLIKLLPITPIDANELRQIYEHVKEVIAAA; this is encoded by the coding sequence ATGAAGACCCTTACGGTTATTCTACTATGGGTCTTTTTGTTTACAGGCACTTTTGGCTGGGCTAAGGAAGCGAGACTGTTTTCTACTGCGATTGAAAATAAGTCTTTTTCTTCCTACCCAGTCGATAACAATAAATTAGCCCCTGAATCAAGACTTAATAGCGAAGACTTTAAATATTCGCTTACGGTAACCGCAATATGCAAGCATGTCGAACATGATGGTAACCTTGATGATAAATCATATCTAAACGATGTATTAGCACGATTAGATGCAGAAAAAAACTCCAATATAACCGTATTACCGTATGAAATTGTAATTGAAATTCCGAATGAAGAATTAGCTGTTCGCTATTTTGACCCAACTAAAACCAATGTTATAACGCCTTATTCCGATATTTCAAAACTCCAAACTAAAATAATTGCTCCACGATTACACAGACAGATTATTCATAGAATAACAGCACTTCCCGCATATAGCTCATCTAATGAGCCGGTTATGCGTAGAGCACCTTTTAAGCGAACTGTCAAAGTTGCGTTATGCTGGATGAGTAAAATTAGGGACGAATCGAAGGTAGATGAGCCACTGGCTGTATCTACCCTGTCGGGTGTGTTGAAAAAACAATTCAAAAATTCCGTGGAAATTTCAACGATTCACCATGTTATTGAAAATGGCACCGAAGGAATAATAGCTAGATTAAGAAAAGAGAAACCGGATATAGTGGGATTATCTTTATTTTTTAATACCTTAGACGACCTTGCAAAAATTATGGATTATTTGAAATCTTTGCCATCGAGAGAAAGACCTTTAATAATACTAGGCAATGTGCTCGCCACATATAATGCAGACCTATTGTTAACTAAATATCCAGAAGTGATCGTGTGTAAAGGAGAAGGAGAGGAAGCAATAAAGCAAACAGTAAGATATTTTAAAGGCGAAGTTTCACTTCCCGACGTTCCTAATATTGCGTATATGCACAATGGTCAAATAACAGTTAATTCGTCTATGAAGACCAATCTCGTAAATGCAGGAGTTCCGCAAAGAGATGTATTGTCTTATACCATAGATAGTGGCGGAGCAGTTTTTATGGAAACCAGCCGAGAATGTCCTTTTAATTGTGCGATATGCGCCAGAAAACCTTTTTTAGGTAAGGGGGGATGGCGAGGTCGTGCGATAGACGATGTGATAAATGACTTAGTAGTGGTTTGCGACCATGGTGGACGTTTCGTAAATTTTGTCGACGAAGACCTGTTTGCTGGAGGCGTTGAGAGAGTAGTCGAATTGGCGGATAGAATAATTGCACTCAAAAAGTCTGGCAGAATTCCCGCCGACCTTACATTTGGCACCTCGGCGAGCACACGGTTAGTTTATAAAGCAGGTGATTCAGAAGAAAATAACAATAAAAGAGTCGAGGCATTTAAGAAACTCAAAGAAGCAGGATTATCTGTTCTCTTTATTGGTATTGAATCAGGTTCACCATCCCAATTGAAACGTTATGGAAAAGCGGCCACCGTTTTTGAGAATAAAAAAGCCCTTGAGATAATCGAAGGGCTTGGAATTCATAATGTTCCCGGTTTTATTATGTTTGACCCACTTGTAACTTTACAAGAACTACGAGAAAGCATCGCTTTTCTTCGAGAAACAGGAATGGACAAAAGAATTACTTATCCCATCAAATCATATATTCCATTAAGAGGAGCAAGCTATACTTCGCAACTAATAGAAAAAGGTCTTGTTGACCCAAATGAATATGACCCTAACGCATTATCTTATGAATACGTTTATGAAAATTCGCAAGTTGTTCAAGTCTTGTCTAGTATAAAAGATTGGGAAGAAAGCCAACAGATGTTTTTTTGGGTTCTGAAAATAATATTCCGGTCGTCAAAATTTGGAGAAACATCTGACAAGGAAAGAGGAATCTTAAAAAAGATAATGGCCGAACAAACAGTGATTCTGCTAGATTATCTAGAAGATATGGTGCGTTGCGAAACCGAATACCAAATGAATACTGTTGCTGGTAAATATAGTGAAAGACTTGTAAAGGATATTTTAGGGGCACTTTCCTATATCAAAAGCGGCGACATAACTATTGATGCAAAACATCTTGAGAGGATTGCATACAGAAGCATTGCTAGAGAAATGATAAGAACATATTTTGCTGAAAAACATTTTTTGGTGGAAGATATAAAAAATAAGATTGCCAACTTATTCAATACGGAGCTTGAGATAGAAAAATTAAACGAGGCATTAAAGAGTTTTCAAAATGAAGGAAGGATAGAATTTTTAAACGGTTCATATCATGTAACCGATGTTTTCTGGGAATACAAAGAGATACCGGAAGTCGACCTACCCAGACCGTCGAAGGACGAATTCCATATAGCGAATTCATCTATTAATCCTAAGCCTAAAGTCGCTTTCTTTGATTTGGACGGAACATTGATTGATACTATGCCGAATGCTGAAATAGCTTTTGGGAAAATTTATCATTATATAATAGATGCTACATCAGAAGAGCCATTCGGAGAAGCACTCGATAGAGGCAAGACATATCTTTATAGTGGTAGCTGGAAGACATTAACAGAACATATCGCATTCATAATATCGATGAGTTTTAAAAATGGACATTCCGAGGAAGACTTGCAAAAAGTCGCCGATATGCTTGTGCAACGTTTAAATATAGATAGCATAGATAAAACTCATGGTAATCTTGTGGCTAAATTTAGCATGATATATGAAGCTATTTTAATGAAAGAGTTTGAAGCAAAGCCTCCTAAATTATTTAGAGGTGTTCGCCAACTTTTAAATGAATTACAACGAGCTGGAATTAAAATGTATATAGGGACAGGAACTCCTCAAGGGGTAGCAGATTATTTGGTAAAAAAGTTAAACATACATGGCTATTTTAATGCAGTTTACGGTGTCAATAGCACATCTTCTCCCTTTCCGCAAGGGAAGATGGATATGCTAAAAACAGTCAAAGAAAACAATAATATAACGGAAAATAATCAAATAATTATTTTTGGTGATTCGGACGGAGATATGTCCATATCCAATATAGACGCTGGAAACAAATGCATTGCCGTAGGATTATCTCACGGTAACGAACAATCGACGCAAAAATTAGTTAGTAGCGGGGCAGATTTTATTATGTACAATTTAAAAAATTGGAAGTTTTACTGGAAGAAGCTAGGTTTCCCGAAATTATCTAAGGAGATGACAGGTTATAATCCTGAAAGAGCTCCGCCCACAGAGCCCTTTAAATCTTTCATCAGCGATAATAAAAATACCATTAAAGACACGTTAACACTCAATCATTTTAATACATTAATTCGTATTCCCATAGAAGCTATTGAATCAATAGGCGTAGATAATATTAAAGACTTTCTTGCAACATTTCAAGAATCTCACAACGGTTATATAGAGCTATATTATATATCAGGCGTAGGAGGGGCGAGCGAAAACATCTATCAAAAATATGGCTTGCAAAAAAAATCTTTACCAAAAGACTTCAAGCGGACAAGAGAAAATACGGTTACTCTCTTCCCGGCGCTTAAAGGTGAAGAAGTTAGTCAATCTTCCATAGTTTCTAAGCTCGGGAATATTTCTATGACTCCTGACAATACTATTTTATCACCCATAGGCCTACAGCATGACCCGGCAGGATTGATAAGGGCAACCATATTAGGATTAAAGATGATGGATATAGCAAGACAGATAAAAGAAAAAGGAATCGCTATAACACACGACCAAGCTTTTAAAGACAAGATACAAATAGAGATATTGGAACAGCTAAAAAATGTTTGTGACGTTGCCGACCTTAAAAATTTCAATCTTACCCCAGATGATATTATTGCGCTCGCTACAGGCAATATAAATAACATCATTATTGCTTTGAAGAAACTAATAAAGCTATTGCCGATTACACCAATAGATGCAAACGAATTAAGGCAGATATACGAACACGTAAAAGAAGTTATAGCGGCCGCATAA